GGATTATCCTTAAACTAAAAGCCATCAAAAAACGCATAAATAAACTTGATGCAATGGTAAAAATAGACACCATTAAACAGCTTGATATCCAAAAAAATTTAAAAACAATCACTCAAAGATACGCAGAAGGAAAGATGGAATATCGTGAATTTTTTTATTTATTTGGCAAAAATTTTGATGATAGAATAAATTTTATATTAAATTATGATGAGATGCAAATGCTCTGCCTTGAGTATTATTACGAGGCTGGTGATGAAATTTTAAAGAGGATTTTTGATTGAAAAATTTAGTTTTTGTAACTTTTTTGTGGGCGTTTAGTTTTAGTCTTATAGGTGAATTTTTAGCTGGCAAGATCGATAGTTATTTTAGTGTTTTTGTGAGAGTAGCACTTGCGGCGTTGGTGTTTTTGCCATTTACTAAATTTAGAGGGATTAAGCCTAGTTTTGCATTAAGTATCATGGCGATAGGTGCCGTGCAGATCGGCGTAATGTATCTTTTTTACTATAACTCTTTTTTGTATCTTTCGGTGCCCGAAGTCGCCCTTTTTACAATATTTACACCATTTTATGTAACGCTTGTGTATGATGCGTTTAACCGTAAATTTAAAAAGCTTTATCTAGTGAGTGTTGGCATTGCAGTATTTGGAGCATTTATCATAAAATACGGCGCTATAAATGATGGATTTTTAACGGGATTTTTATTGGTTCAAGGAGCAAATATTTGCTTTGGAGCAGGGCAGAGTGCGTATAAAATTTTACTTGAGAAAAACACCATAGAGCAAAAAGGAATTTTTGGATATTTTCATTTTGGAGCGTTTTTTGTCACGTTGCTGGCGTTTTTGGTGTTTGGAAATTTTAGCCGTATAACTCCTGACTTAACTCAAAGCGCCGTTCTTATATGGCTAGGTGTCGTGGCTAGTGGAGTTGGGTATTATCTATGGAATAAAGGAGCAACGCAGGTTGATAGCGGAGTTTTGGCTATCATGAACAACGCGTTAATTCCCGCTGCTATCATTGTAAATTTGTTATTTTGGTATAAGCAAACTGACCTTTTACGCCTTGTGGTTGGAGGAGTGATCCTTTTTGCCTCGCTCGCTGTGCATAAGCGAATAATCAAATTTTATGAAAACCACGAAGTAAAAACAGTTTAAATTTAGCCTAACTTTCGATATTTTCTTGCGTAAAAATTTTCATACTTGGAAATTCGATCGCGCAAAGACGCGGGTTTGCTCCTTGCTTGTAAACACAGCCAAGGTCTATATTTGCACTAAAATTTGTTATATCAGGATCTTTAAGCGGAGTATGTCCGTAGACATTAAAAATTTTTGCATTTTCAAAAGTATCGTCACGCCCTGATATGACGTGCTTTCTAAAATCATCTTTTAGGCTTTTATCTTTTCTACTGTTCCACATTTTACCTACGGCAGAATGCGACACCACAAGCTTTCTTTGATCCGAGGTTTTTAAATTTTTATACTCTATATACACTGGTAAGGAACGCATAAATTTAAGATGTTTTTCTTTTAATTTTTGCTTGTTTTGATACGAAGCAAAGGTCTGTGCTCCACCGTTTTTATAAAACCAAGGCTCATTTAAAAGCTCTTTGCCTTTTAAAAATTCATCGCTAAATTTAAGAAGCCTAAATTCGTGGTTGCCAAGGACGCAGTCATAGCCGTTTTGTAAAATAAGCTCTATGACTTCGGCGCTATTTTCGCCTCTATCTATCACGTCTCCAACAAAGCAAATACGCGAATTTAGTCCGTTGGGAAATTTGTCTATAAGTGCAAGTAGGGTTTTATAGCAACCGTGAACGTCGCCGATGACATAGATGTTTTCTTGCATATTTGTCCTTAAAAAGTACAAATTATACCAAAGAGAGTTTAAAAATTTAAAGAAGATAGGGCGAAAATTCGCCCTATACGTTACTGCTCGTAAAAGCCGCTTGGTTTTCCTGTAAGATCTATCATGATATTTTTCATTTGAGTGTAGTGTTCTAGGATTATCTTGTGTGTTTCGCGACCAATACCTGAGTTTTTATATCCGCCAAATGGACTTCCTTCAGGGATTTGGTTGTATGTATT
This is a stretch of genomic DNA from Campylobacter sp. RM6914. It encodes these proteins:
- a CDS encoding DMT family transporter, translating into MKNLVFVTFLWAFSFSLIGEFLAGKIDSYFSVFVRVALAALVFLPFTKFRGIKPSFALSIMAIGAVQIGVMYLFYYNSFLYLSVPEVALFTIFTPFYVTLVYDAFNRKFKKLYLVSVGIAVFGAFIIKYGAINDGFLTGFLLVQGANICFGAGQSAYKILLEKNTIEQKGIFGYFHFGAFFVTLLAFLVFGNFSRITPDLTQSAVLIWLGVVASGVGYYLWNKGATQVDSGVLAIMNNALIPAAIIVNLLFWYKQTDLLRLVVGGVILFASLAVHKRIIKFYENHEVKTV
- a CDS encoding metallophosphoesterase gives rise to the protein MQENIYVIGDVHGCYKTLLALIDKFPNGLNSRICFVGDVIDRGENSAEVIELILQNGYDCVLGNHEFRLLKFSDEFLKGKELLNEPWFYKNGGAQTFASYQNKQKLKEKHLKFMRSLPVYIEYKNLKTSDQRKLVVSHSAVGKMWNSRKDKSLKDDFRKHVISGRDDTFENAKIFNVYGHTPLKDPDITNFSANIDLGCVYKQGANPRLCAIEFPSMKIFTQENIES